From a region of the Helicobacter hepaticus ATCC 51449 genome:
- a CDS encoding TIGR01212 family radical SAM protein (This family includes YhcC from E. coli K-12, an uncharacterized radical SAM protein.), with translation MRVMLSIGRYFKRRFGTRVRKIPISLQGFTCPNIDGSLAKGGCIYCDNESFSPSLIKLDKISEVKMNFSLTHNPLLQKQLKQLEEQFYWHSEFHQRKFGVCKYMIYFQSYTNTYAPYSTLKALYDKALSFPNVVGLSIGTRIDCVKDEVLELLGEYVKKGKEIWLEYGIQSVYDNTLTITNRAHSIAGAKEMFAKTREKGVKVCAHLIYGLPEETPQMMLYSLESVLEWGIDGIKIHPLYVVNGTRLAKLYKDGKYEPITMESFSDLIVKSLQKIPPDVVVQRISAGAHDESLLAPKWCFDKNIQMRYLRDRLKEVGIEY, from the coding sequence ATGCGTGTAATGTTAAGTATAGGGCGATATTTTAAAAGACGTTTTGGCACAAGGGTAAGAAAGATTCCTATTTCTTTACAAGGATTTACTTGTCCCAATATCGATGGAAGCCTTGCCAAAGGCGGCTGTATCTATTGTGATAATGAAAGTTTTTCACCCAGTCTCATTAAGCTTGATAAAATTTCTGAAGTCAAAATGAATTTTTCACTTACTCATAATCCCCTACTTCAAAAACAGCTCAAGCAGCTAGAAGAGCAGTTCTATTGGCACTCTGAATTTCATCAAAGAAAATTTGGTGTGTGCAAATATATGATATATTTTCAATCATACACAAACACTTATGCGCCTTATTCCACGCTCAAAGCCCTCTATGATAAAGCACTAAGTTTCCCAAATGTCGTAGGTTTAAGCATAGGCACACGCATTGATTGCGTAAAAGATGAAGTGCTGGAACTTTTAGGCGAATATGTCAAAAAAGGCAAAGAAATTTGGTTAGAATATGGAATCCAATCGGTGTATGATAACACTCTAACAATCACAAACCGCGCTCATAGTATTGCAGGAGCTAAAGAGATGTTTGCAAAAACTCGTGAAAAAGGTGTGAAAGTCTGCGCACACCTTATTTATGGATTACCCGAAGAAACCCCTCAAATGATGCTCTACTCGCTAGAATCTGTGTTAGAATGGGGAATTGATGGTATTAAAATTCACCCTTTATATGTTGTCAATGGCACGCGTCTTGCTAAACTTTATAAAGATGGGAAATATGAGCCAATCACAATGGAAAGCTTTAGTGATCTTATTGTGAAATCTTTACAAAAAATCCCACCTGATGTAGTCGTGCAGAGAATCAGTGCAGGAGCACACGATGAATCTTTACTTGCTCCTAAATGGTGTTTTGATAAAAACATTCAAATGCGCTATCTCCGCGATAGGCTTAAAGAAGTAGGAATAGAATATTAG
- the purF gene encoding amidophosphoribosyltransferase, translating to MESWNEECAIVGVYNVDNAALLSYYSLFAMQHRGQEASGISASNGTKITTIKNTGLVTKIFTQKRLDKLQGRSSIGHNRYSTAGEDSINDTQPIFARYDLGEMAIAHNGNLTNAKEVREMLIKEGTIFQSYLDTENLIHLIARSKKTSLTDRIIDALSYIDGAYCFVFLSRSKMFAIRDRYGLRPLSLGKIQNEDGSTGYVVASESCAFDLIGAEFVRDVKAGEMIIFDGAYAFQDSQPKSIQVFEPKPHFCVFEYIYFARPDSNVFGHNVYQARKQMGIELAKEHQIQADMVIPVPDSGVAAAIGYSKQSGIDFELGFIRNHYVGRTFIEPTQQERELKVRLKLNPIRELIANKDIIVIDDSVVRGTTSKQIIKILRQAGARKIHLLISSPPTISPCFYGIDTPNKEQLICANKSIEEVCKHIGADSLGFLSLSGLTKSIGENNSLCKACFDGHYIDDYTTGAAIPAALKSSH from the coding sequence ATGGAAAGCTGGAACGAAGAGTGCGCCATTGTGGGCGTATATAATGTTGATAATGCAGCACTCTTAAGCTATTATTCACTCTTTGCAATGCAGCATAGGGGGCAGGAAGCAAGTGGGATTTCCGCAAGTAATGGCACAAAAATCACAACTATCAAAAATACTGGTTTAGTAACTAAAATTTTTACACAAAAGCGACTTGATAAATTGCAAGGTCGCTCAAGTATTGGACACAATCGCTATTCAACTGCAGGTGAAGATTCTATAAATGACACACAACCTATTTTTGCACGATATGATTTAGGCGAAATGGCAATCGCACATAATGGGAATCTCACAAATGCCAAAGAAGTGCGCGAGATGCTTATTAAAGAGGGAACAATATTCCAAAGCTATCTTGATACTGAAAATCTCATTCATCTGATTGCACGAAGTAAAAAAACATCGCTTACTGATAGAATCATTGATGCTTTAAGCTACATTGATGGAGCGTATTGCTTTGTATTTCTTTCACGGAGCAAAATGTTTGCTATTCGTGATAGGTATGGATTGCGCCCACTTAGCTTAGGCAAAATACAAAACGAAGACGGAAGCACAGGCTATGTTGTAGCGAGTGAAAGTTGTGCATTTGACCTTATAGGTGCGGAATTTGTCCGAGATGTCAAAGCAGGTGAGATGATTATTTTTGATGGAGCGTATGCCTTTCAAGATTCTCAACCCAAAAGTATTCAAGTCTTTGAACCAAAACCGCATTTTTGCGTATTTGAATACATATATTTTGCACGTCCTGATAGCAATGTGTTTGGACATAATGTCTATCAAGCACGCAAACAAATGGGTATAGAGCTTGCTAAAGAACATCAAATTCAAGCAGATATGGTAATTCCTGTGCCAGATTCTGGTGTGGCTGCAGCTATTGGTTATAGTAAGCAAAGCGGAATTGATTTTGAGCTAGGATTTATCCGCAATCACTATGTAGGAAGGACATTTATTGAGCCAACGCAGCAAGAGAGAGAGCTTAAAGTTCGCCTTAAACTCAACCCTATCAGAGAACTTATAGCTAATAAAGATATTATTGTCATTGATGATTCTGTGGTTAGAGGCACGACAAGTAAGCAAATTATTAAAATCTTGCGTCAAGCGGGGGCAAGAAAAATTCATCTACTTATTAGCTCTCCGCCTACGATTTCGCCGTGCTTTTATGGTATAGATACGCCCAATAAGGAGCAACTCATTTGTGCTAATAAAAGTATTGAAGAAGTGTGTAAGCATATCGGTGCAGATTCTCTAGGTTTTCTCTCCCTTAGCGGTTTGACCAAAAGTATAGGCGAAAACAATTCTTTATGCAAAGCGTGTTTTGATGGACATTATATTGATGATTATACCACAGGTGCAGCAATCCCTGCCGCTTTAAAATCCTCTCATTAA